A DNA window from Sphingopyxis macrogoltabida contains the following coding sequences:
- a CDS encoding DoxX family protein, whose protein sequence is MKFLDGYGAQAYALLRIVAGLLFLAHGVQKFFNFPVAFPMPLNPMLYAAGAIELVAGGLIVIGLFTRPAAFLASGMSAVGYWIAHGSQGAFPIANGGETIALYCFIFLFIATHGAGIWSVEGARK, encoded by the coding sequence ATGAAATTTCTCGATGGTTATGGCGCACAGGCCTACGCCCTGCTGCGCATCGTCGCCGGACTGCTGTTCCTGGCGCATGGCGTACAGAAATTCTTCAATTTTCCGGTGGCTTTCCCGATGCCGCTCAACCCGATGCTCTATGCGGCGGGGGCGATCGAGCTGGTCGCGGGGGGATTAATCGTCATCGGCCTGTTCACACGCCCGGCGGCCTTCCTCGCCAGCGGCATGTCCGCGGTCGGCTATTGGATCGCGCACGGCAGCCAGGGCGCCTTCCCGATCGCCAACGGCGGCGAGACGATCGCGCTTTATTGCTTCATCTTCCTGTTCATCGCAACGCACGGCGCCGGCATCTGGAGCGTCGAGGGCGCGAGGAAGTAG
- a CDS encoding carboxymuconolactone decarboxylase family protein, with product MTRITDPFAASPQLMKQWMAVSLAAQNSLEPSLIELVKIRSSILNGCANCINMHSVEARAKGESEQRIYLLAAWHEAPVYTDRERAALAWTDALTRLAQGHTQKDARAALEAHFTPEEQMNLTVMINVINGWNRIAVGFDLWYEGGAPAKAA from the coding sequence ATGACCCGGATAACCGACCCCTTCGCCGCCTCGCCGCAGTTGATGAAACAGTGGATGGCGGTGTCGCTCGCCGCGCAGAACAGCCTCGAGCCGAGCCTGATCGAGCTTGTGAAGATTCGCTCGTCGATCCTCAACGGCTGCGCCAACTGCATCAACATGCACAGCGTCGAAGCGCGTGCCAAAGGCGAGAGCGAGCAGCGCATCTATCTGCTCGCCGCGTGGCACGAGGCGCCCGTCTATACCGACCGCGAGCGCGCGGCGCTGGCGTGGACCGACGCCTTGACCCGCCTGGCGCAAGGGCACACACAGAAGGACGCCCGCGCCGCGCTCGAAGCGCATTTCACGCCGGAGGAACAGATGAACCTCACCGTGATGATCAACGTCATCAACGGCTGGAACCGCATCGCGGTCGGCTTCGACCTCTGGTACGAGGGCGGCGCGCCCGCGAAGGCCGCCTGA
- a CDS encoding sigma-70 family RNA polymerase sigma factor, with amino-acid sequence MTGEGIHGEAGAADAAASFDPLRPLLIRVAYRMLGSVADAEDVVQDAFLRWLGTDRGEVREPAAFLRRTVTRLCLDQLKSARRTRETYVGPWLPDPLVEEEEVDDVTLPLMLALERLSPLERAAFLLHDVFGVGFDEVGATIGRDAAATRQLAARARSHVREARPRYKLEKEQGLEIANAFFAASRSGDMSALGALLAADVGMWADGGGKRPAAMGPVLGHDVVLKLHRSLAVLFGKYGSTLVHLGLINGLPGFVTREADGELQTTALEIEDGKVTGIYVMRNPDKLKHMH; translated from the coding sequence ATGACGGGTGAAGGCATCCACGGCGAGGCGGGGGCGGCGGACGCGGCGGCGAGTTTCGATCCGCTGCGCCCGCTCCTGATCCGCGTCGCCTATCGCATGCTCGGTTCGGTCGCCGATGCCGAGGATGTGGTGCAGGATGCCTTCCTCCGCTGGCTCGGCACCGACCGCGGCGAGGTGCGCGAGCCCGCCGCCTTCCTGCGGCGGACGGTGACGCGGCTTTGCCTCGACCAGCTCAAGTCGGCGCGCCGCACCCGCGAGACCTATGTCGGTCCCTGGCTGCCCGATCCGCTCGTCGAGGAAGAAGAAGTGGACGATGTCACGCTGCCGCTGATGCTCGCGCTCGAACGCCTGTCGCCGCTCGAACGTGCGGCGTTCCTCCTGCACGATGTCTTCGGCGTCGGTTTCGACGAAGTCGGGGCGACGATCGGCCGCGACGCCGCCGCGACGCGCCAGCTCGCGGCGCGCGCTCGCAGCCACGTCCGCGAGGCGCGGCCGCGCTACAAGCTCGAGAAGGAACAGGGGCTGGAAATCGCCAACGCCTTTTTCGCCGCCTCGCGCAGCGGCGACATGAGCGCGCTCGGCGCGCTGCTCGCCGCCGATGTCGGCATGTGGGCCGACGGCGGCGGCAAGCGGCCCGCCGCGATGGGGCCGGTGCTTGGCCACGACGTCGTGCTGAAACTTCACCGCAGCCTTGCGGTGCTGTTCGGCAAATATGGCTCGACGCTCGTCCACTTGGGGCTGATCAACGGCCTGCCGGGATTCGTGACGCGCGAAGCCGATGGCGAATTGCAGACGACCGCGCTCGAGATCGAAGATGGCAAGGTCACCGGCATCTATGTGATGCGCAACCCCGACAAGCTCAAACACATGCATTAA
- a CDS encoding acetyl-CoA carboxylase biotin carboxyl carrier protein — protein sequence MSAADRTAELEQLIAEFEKSGLRELHVVRDGVEIYLSNDAGSIGLSTGAHAAPAPSSPVSPAAAGTVPPSPAADPLPAAETWPEGAEIVRAPYLGTFYRAPKPGSPAYVEVGSAVTAESELCLVEVMKLFTTVRAGSDGIVHAILSADGALVEADQPLFVIVKG from the coding sequence ATGAGCGCCGCCGATCGCACCGCCGAACTCGAGCAACTGATCGCCGAGTTCGAGAAGTCGGGGCTGCGCGAACTCCACGTCGTGCGCGACGGCGTCGAAATCTATCTGTCGAACGACGCGGGCAGCATCGGGCTCAGCACCGGAGCGCATGCCGCCCCCGCACCCTCATCGCCAGTCTCCCCTGCCGCCGCCGGTACGGTACCTCCGTCGCCGGCGGCGGACCCTTTGCCTGCGGCGGAGACATGGCCCGAAGGGGCGGAGATCGTGCGGGCGCCCTATCTCGGTACCTTCTATCGCGCGCCGAAGCCCGGTTCGCCGGCCTATGTCGAGGTCGGCAGCGCAGTGACCGCAGAATCGGAACTCTGCCTCGTCGAGGTCATGAAATTGTTCACGACCGTCCGTGCCGGCAGCGATGGCATCGTCCACGCCATCCTGTCGGCCGACGGCGCGCTGGTCGAGGCCGACCAGCCGCTGTTCGTGATCGTGAAGGGCTGA